A genomic segment from Tindallia californiensis encodes:
- the purD gene encoding phosphoribosylamine--glycine ligase: MKILVIGGGGREHTLVWKLKQSSVVEHIYCAPGNPGINEIAEGIAIQVENIEGLKDFALEKQIDLTVVGPEVPLVEGVVDAFREAGLQIVGPDQAGARLEGSKSFAKAFMEKYDIPTGKYEVASHSEEAKEKLEAFEYPLVIKADGLAAGKGVLICQTKKEAMDAIEDILEKKVFGQAGNHLVLEEFLVGTETSMLCFVDGESILPMASSQDHKQIGDHDTGPNTGGMGTYSPNRAYTVSMEKEVEQKILRPTLEGIRAEGMDFRGILFIGLMITKDGPKVLEYNVRFGDPETQVVLPRLKNDLCVVFQHLVNKRLKEVQLEWKEETAVCIVLASEGYPADYKKGIPIHGIDEIREEVLIFHAGTTIRNNELVTNGGRVLGVTALGQGVDEAREKAYAAVDVIQYKGKTYRKDIGLR, encoded by the coding sequence GTGAAAATATTAGTTATTGGCGGTGGTGGAAGAGAGCATACCTTGGTATGGAAATTAAAGCAGTCTTCAGTTGTAGAGCATATCTATTGTGCACCAGGAAATCCGGGGATTAACGAGATTGCAGAAGGTATTGCGATACAAGTGGAGAATATCGAGGGGTTAAAAGACTTTGCTCTGGAAAAACAGATCGATCTGACCGTAGTTGGGCCGGAGGTACCGCTGGTAGAGGGAGTGGTAGATGCTTTTCGTGAAGCCGGACTTCAGATTGTTGGCCCAGACCAGGCTGGTGCAAGGTTGGAAGGCAGTAAATCTTTTGCAAAAGCGTTTATGGAGAAATATGATATACCTACGGGGAAATATGAAGTAGCCTCTCATTCGGAAGAAGCGAAAGAAAAGTTAGAAGCATTTGAGTATCCACTGGTTATTAAGGCGGATGGTTTGGCAGCGGGAAAAGGGGTACTGATATGTCAAACAAAAAAAGAAGCAATGGATGCTATTGAAGATATTTTGGAAAAAAAAGTTTTTGGACAAGCGGGAAATCATTTGGTGTTAGAAGAGTTTTTAGTAGGAACGGAAACATCGATGCTGTGCTTTGTAGATGGAGAAAGCATACTGCCCATGGCAAGTTCTCAAGATCACAAGCAAATTGGTGATCATGATACAGGTCCTAATACTGGCGGTATGGGAACGTACTCCCCTAATAGAGCATACACGGTTTCCATGGAGAAAGAAGTAGAACAGAAAATTCTGCGGCCTACCTTGGAAGGGATTCGAGCGGAAGGCATGGATTTTCGTGGCATTCTTTTTATTGGGCTGATGATTACGAAGGATGGGCCTAAAGTATTGGAATATAATGTTCGCTTTGGTGATCCTGAAACGCAGGTAGTGCTGCCCAGGCTTAAAAACGATTTATGCGTGGTGTTTCAACATTTAGTGAATAAAAGATTAAAAGAAGTTCAATTGGAGTGGAAAGAAGAAACGGCTGTTTGTATTGTTCTGGCATCAGAAGGATATCCGGCAGATTATAAAAAAGGAATCCCCATTCATGGGATTGATGAAATTCGGGAGGAAGTACTCATTTTTCATGCTGGTACAACTATCCGGAATAATGAACTGGTGACAAATGGCGGACGGGTACTGGGAGTTACCGCCTTGGGTCAAGGGGTTGACGAAGCCCGTGAAAAGGCATATGCAGCGGTAGATGTCATTCAATATAAAGGAAAAACCTACCGTAAAGACATCGGGCTTCGATAA
- the tkt gene encoding transketolase, producing MEKNMDQLAVNAIRVLSAEAVEKAKSGHPGLPMGAAPMAYTLWSRVMNHNPKNPAWRNRDRFILSAGHGSMLLYSLLHLFGYNLNMEEIKQFRQWDSQTPGHPEYGHTVGVETTTGPLGQGIANGVGMAMAESKLAAQFNKETYSVIDHYTYVLAGDGCLMEGISAEASSLAGTLGLGKLVVLYDSNDISIEGSTSLAFREDVKKRYEAYGWQVLQVKDGNDIEAIQEALEKAKSEKERPSLIEVVTEIGYGSPAKQGKASAHGEPLGAENLLEAKKFLSWQEEPFILPKEVDQVREATEVEGMKKEAAWEMMLEEYFEKFPEKEKEWEMWFGNTGIKEALEDKSLWNFEKADATRSASGEMINRLAGVLPNLVGGSADLAPSNKTLMKDREDYLPNQFHGSNLRFGVREHAMAAIGNGIALHGGLVPYVATFFVFTDYMKAAMRLSSLMKQPLTYVLTHDSIGVGEDGPTHQPIEHLMALRSLPNMIVFRPADGKETAMGWKLALMERETPVSLVLTRQKLPLYEKTGEEALKGAYILEDAENGKPDILLMATGSEVELVMGAAEILKTKGYQPRVISMPSWELFESQSQEYKDRVMPPEIRKRVAVEAGSTLGWYKYVGLDGKVIGLDHFGASAPAGVLFEKFGLTVDNVVEASLSLF from the coding sequence ATGGAAAAAAACATGGATCAGTTGGCGGTTAACGCGATAAGGGTTTTGTCGGCTGAAGCCGTTGAAAAAGCAAAATCAGGTCATCCGGGACTGCCAATGGGAGCAGCACCAATGGCATATACATTATGGAGCCGTGTAATGAATCATAATCCTAAAAATCCAGCATGGAGAAATAGAGATCGATTTATTTTATCAGCTGGTCATGGGAGTATGCTCCTGTATTCTTTACTACATTTATTTGGATATAATCTTAATATGGAAGAAATAAAACAATTCCGACAGTGGGACAGTCAAACACCCGGTCATCCGGAATACGGTCATACTGTGGGTGTAGAAACGACCACTGGTCCTCTGGGGCAGGGTATTGCCAATGGGGTAGGGATGGCAATGGCAGAATCCAAACTTGCAGCACAGTTTAATAAAGAAACATACTCCGTAATCGATCATTACACCTATGTTTTAGCTGGTGATGGTTGTTTAATGGAAGGGATTTCGGCAGAAGCTTCATCTCTGGCAGGTACGCTAGGGCTTGGAAAGCTGGTTGTCTTATATGATTCCAATGATATTTCCATCGAAGGAAGTACTTCCTTAGCCTTTAGAGAAGACGTGAAAAAACGGTATGAAGCTTATGGATGGCAAGTGTTACAAGTAAAAGATGGTAATGATATTGAAGCCATTCAAGAGGCATTGGAAAAAGCGAAGTCAGAGAAAGAACGTCCTTCTTTGATAGAAGTAGTGACGGAAATAGGTTATGGATCTCCAGCGAAACAAGGAAAAGCATCGGCACATGGAGAACCTCTTGGTGCTGAAAACTTGTTGGAAGCAAAAAAATTCTTAAGTTGGCAGGAAGAACCTTTTATATTGCCGAAAGAAGTTGACCAGGTACGAGAAGCGACTGAAGTAGAAGGAATGAAAAAAGAAGCTGCTTGGGAAATGATGCTTGAAGAATATTTTGAAAAGTTTCCTGAGAAAGAAAAAGAATGGGAAATGTGGTTTGGAAATACTGGAATAAAAGAAGCCCTTGAAGATAAAAGTCTTTGGAATTTTGAAAAAGCTGATGCTACCAGAAGTGCTTCTGGTGAAATGATCAACCGACTGGCAGGAGTTCTTCCGAACCTGGTGGGAGGTTCGGCTGACCTGGCACCCTCCAACAAAACACTAATGAAAGACAGAGAAGACTATTTGCCAAACCAGTTTCATGGATCCAACCTTCGCTTTGGTGTGCGGGAACATGCAATGGCAGCTATTGGTAACGGGATAGCTCTTCATGGTGGCTTAGTGCCCTATGTGGCTACGTTCTTTGTGTTTACAGACTATATGAAGGCGGCGATGCGATTATCTTCTCTTATGAAGCAGCCACTGACCTATGTATTAACCCATGACAGTATTGGAGTGGGAGAAGATGGTCCGACGCATCAGCCTATTGAACATCTCATGGCGTTGCGCAGTTTGCCGAATATGATCGTTTTTCGACCTGCTGATGGAAAAGAAACGGCAATGGGTTGGAAATTAGCGTTAATGGAGCGGGAAACGCCGGTGTCTCTGGTTCTTACCAGACAAAAGCTGCCTTTGTATGAGAAAACAGGAGAAGAAGCCTTAAAAGGAGCCTATATCTTAGAAGATGCTGAAAATGGAAAACCAGATATTCTCTTGATGGCTACCGGATCAGAAGTAGAGCTGGTGATGGGAGCAGCCGAAATATTAAAAACAAAGGGATATCAGCCAAGAGTTATTAGTATGCCATCCTGGGAATTATTTGAATCACAATCTCAGGAGTATAAAGACAGAGTGATGCCACCGGAAATTCGCAAAAGAGTAGCGGTAGAAGCAGGCTCTACTCTGGGATGGTATAAGTATGTCGGTTTAGATGGAAAAGTGATAGGATTAGATCATTTTGGAGCTTCTGCACCTGCGGGCGTGTTGTTTGAAAAATTTGGGCTGACGGTTGACAATGTGGTAGAAGCTTCATTGAGCCTATTTTAA
- a CDS encoding LysM peptidoglycan-binding domain-containing protein, with amino-acid sequence MPPEKLVNNQYLIEETLHYDAFQRIYLASDQFTEAKTPVYITVFKDMDAGSPITNAFFEYEKELKSLFADFFLIDDVLYTISRCCPGKPLANFITNTYLNTYEKGMIVSSYLNKINALEPLPLMLKYVLCSFGNISIIDRKMVCFNHIPFFSPQDLIVTHKEYMERIGDFILTIYGNSTNAELTPAIYEMDPAVDAIIRHCYHGNYETVEDIQNDFNPVFFRARMSQEETRQSKPKPFIPADDAPLVMPDHPDAPKRSFIYTREKKEGRKSRKARKIRRLAISSALLLAVFLIGVFGISRLINRGPADEDLMTEVELPVESQEEADPTLPEDIDDDFTDSEMTDSVLPETEDVPEIPPPDEAQESEPPPPDQEDSPSHYTVRSGDTLYSISQRVYGDGGRYPEIMEANNITDPSSLRAGQVLQIP; translated from the coding sequence ATGCCCCCAGAAAAACTAGTGAATAATCAATATTTAATAGAAGAAACGTTGCATTATGATGCATTTCAACGTATTTATTTAGCTTCTGACCAGTTTACCGAAGCTAAAACACCTGTCTATATTACCGTTTTCAAAGATATGGATGCAGGGTCTCCTATCACAAATGCTTTTTTTGAATACGAAAAAGAATTAAAATCTTTATTTGCTGATTTTTTTCTGATCGATGATGTGCTTTACACCATTTCTCGATGTTGTCCCGGAAAACCACTGGCAAATTTCATCACTAACACCTATCTCAACACCTATGAAAAAGGTATGATTGTCAGCAGTTACTTAAATAAAATAAATGCTTTAGAGCCGCTCCCTCTAATGCTAAAGTATGTTTTATGTTCTTTTGGGAATATTTCTATTATTGACCGCAAAATGGTTTGTTTCAATCATATTCCTTTTTTCTCGCCCCAAGACCTAATTGTTACCCATAAAGAATATATGGAACGTATTGGTGATTTCATTTTAACCATTTATGGCAATTCAACGAACGCCGAACTTACCCCTGCCATCTATGAAATGGATCCAGCCGTAGATGCCATTATCCGTCATTGTTATCATGGAAATTATGAAACGGTGGAAGATATTCAAAATGATTTTAACCCCGTCTTTTTCCGAGCACGAATGAGTCAGGAAGAAACCCGCCAATCCAAACCAAAACCTTTTATCCCTGCCGATGATGCTCCTCTTGTTATGCCTGACCACCCAGATGCACCTAAACGCTCTTTTATCTATACACGTGAAAAAAAGGAAGGACGAAAATCTCGTAAAGCTCGAAAAATACGGCGCTTAGCTATTTCTTCCGCTTTATTACTAGCTGTATTTCTTATTGGTGTCTTTGGCATCAGCCGATTAATAAACCGAGGACCTGCCGATGAGGATTTAATGACGGAAGTAGAACTCCCTGTTGAAAGTCAGGAAGAAGCAGATCCAACATTACCAGAAGATATCGATGATGATTTCACTGATAGCGAAATGACCGATTCTGTGCTACCGGAAACAGAGGATGTTCCAGAAATCCCTCCCCCTGACGAAGCTCAAGAGAGCGAACCACCCCCTCCAGATCAAGAAGATTCACCTAGCCACTATACGGTTCGATCTGGCGACACGCTTTATAGCATCAGCCAGAGAGTCTATGGCGACGGAGGCCGATATCCGGAAATTATGGAAGCCAATAACATCACAGATCCTTCCAGCCTGCGAGCAGGTCAGGTGTTACAGATTCCTTAA
- a CDS encoding transporter substrate-binding domain-containing protein: MRKIKKANKANNIMMIAFLIFTCGLALLTVRADTGMESLYDKQQQRTFRVAFDPEMPPFQYETLMRGEYDGFGIQLLEYMADQNLFQIHWQAMSREEAIKRLQENRIDMILGMTYQARYAQEMEFSEPYFSSSIALVVPKDAADEVKNIADLAEKLVAVQRNSIAYEFLQNVRRIDFNGTHSQKKAFDLLVKGRADALIGDRLVLQYYLEEANLTEDYVVTSSFIMPVEYSMAVRSENYTDLNLLNRGISQARGQSEYQSIYDQWFGENDLQRRLENLLRFLFILGGAGIIIFLGILWWNRLLKEEVQRKTKALKRANEDLSRQIQETLNMGELKNQILENSPRGLVTMDMEGLITSINPRAIQIINVMQPSEGRYYQEVELLRYMLENKIEDVLLKGTQFIGDELSWKKMDIRYTVYPLRNYEKIVVGAIVSFEDITEEKKMREQGFEKEKSRALNQVVAGIAHEIRNPLTSIKTFVEVLPSKINNPKFQKDIVRLVPREIDRVSQLIERLIDYAKPQKTQKKRVDLDKIIESCVTLFKPSFEKKGMKIRAEVKQPLLVYADRDQIKQVLVNFMLNGMEAMEAKGQMEGPEETLMMTIKGMETEEFIEILISDEGIGLNQTEINMMMEPFYTTKKGGTGLGLTLSKKYIEENNGHVYFESIKGEGTTVHLQFERMKT; this comes from the coding sequence GTGAGAAAAATAAAAAAAGCAAATAAAGCAAATAACATCATGATGATCGCTTTCTTGATTTTTACATGTGGACTGGCCTTGTTAACGGTTAGAGCGGATACGGGAATGGAAAGCCTATATGACAAACAGCAGCAACGAACTTTTCGAGTTGCCTTTGACCCTGAAATGCCACCATTTCAATATGAAACCCTTATGAGGGGAGAGTACGATGGATTTGGTATTCAACTATTGGAGTATATGGCCGATCAAAATTTATTTCAAATTCATTGGCAGGCCATGTCGAGGGAAGAGGCAATTAAGCGGTTACAGGAAAATCGTATTGATATGATTCTGGGGATGACCTATCAGGCTCGATATGCACAGGAAATGGAATTTTCGGAACCTTATTTTTCTTCAAGTATTGCCTTGGTGGTACCTAAAGATGCGGCAGATGAAGTGAAGAACATTGCTGATCTGGCAGAAAAATTAGTTGCCGTTCAACGGAATTCGATAGCATATGAATTTTTGCAAAATGTTCGACGGATTGATTTTAACGGAACGCATAGCCAGAAAAAAGCATTTGACTTGCTGGTGAAGGGGCGAGCGGATGCCTTGATTGGCGATCGGCTGGTGCTTCAATATTATCTGGAAGAAGCGAATTTAACAGAAGATTATGTGGTGACAAGTAGTTTTATCATGCCGGTAGAATATTCGATGGCTGTACGGAGTGAAAATTATACAGACTTAAATCTTTTGAATCGTGGGATTTCCCAAGCAAGGGGACAGAGCGAGTATCAGTCCATTTATGATCAATGGTTTGGAGAAAATGACCTGCAACGACGGCTGGAAAACTTACTGAGATTTTTATTTATTCTCGGAGGAGCGGGGATCATCATTTTCTTGGGAATCTTGTGGTGGAACCGGTTGCTAAAAGAAGAAGTGCAAAGGAAGACGAAAGCGTTAAAGAGAGCCAACGAAGATTTAAGCCGACAAATACAAGAAACCTTAAATATGGGAGAGTTGAAGAATCAAATTTTAGAAAACAGCCCCAGAGGGCTTGTAACCATGGATATGGAAGGACTAATAACGTCTATTAATCCAAGAGCGATCCAGATTATTAATGTGATGCAACCCTCCGAAGGAAGATATTATCAAGAGGTAGAGCTATTGCGTTATATGTTGGAAAATAAAATAGAGGACGTTCTATTAAAAGGAACTCAGTTTATCGGAGACGAATTGAGTTGGAAAAAAATGGATATCAGGTATACGGTATATCCATTAAGAAACTATGAAAAAATAGTAGTTGGAGCGATTGTTTCTTTTGAAGATATAACGGAAGAGAAGAAGATGAGGGAACAAGGTTTTGAAAAAGAGAAAAGCAGGGCACTGAATCAGGTAGTGGCAGGCATTGCACATGAAATAAGAAATCCATTAACCTCTATTAAAACCTTTGTGGAAGTATTACCATCCAAAATAAACAATCCTAAATTTCAAAAGGATATTGTGAGGCTTGTTCCGAGAGAGATTGATCGTGTCAGTCAATTGATAGAAAGATTAATCGATTACGCAAAACCTCAGAAAACGCAAAAAAAGAGGGTGGATTTAGATAAAATCATAGAATCCTGCGTGACGTTGTTTAAGCCTAGCTTTGAAAAAAAAGGAATGAAAATAAGGGCAGAAGTGAAACAGCCTTTGCTGGTCTATGCGGATAGAGATCAGATAAAACAAGTGTTGGTTAACTTTATGCTCAATGGGATGGAAGCGATGGAAGCCAAAGGACAAATGGAAGGACCGGAAGAAACTCTTATGATGACTATAAAAGGAATGGAGACAGAAGAGTTTATCGAAATTCTTATTAGTGATGAAGGAATTGGCTTAAATCAGACAGAGATAAATATGATGATGGAGCCTTTCTATACGACAAAAAAAGGTGGTACAGGTCTGGGGTTGACATTATCAAAAAAATATATTGAAGAAAATAACGGACATGTCTATTTCGAAAGCATCAAAGGAGAAGGAACTACGGTGCATCTACAGTTTGAAAGGATGAAGACCTGA
- the panC gene encoding pantoate--beta-alanine ligase produces the protein MKIIRQLPEMQAYAEQQRALGKTLGFVPTMGALHEGHLSLIHRAKKENHQVIVSIFVNPTQFGVNEDFDQYPRNLEADSALAKEAGADVIFSPIASDMYPAHFSTRITMGTIAEGLCGKYRSGHFDGVAIVVNKLFHLVNPHRAYFGQKDAQQVQVIRQMVADLNMRVEIIACPIIREADGLAMSSRNAYLSEKERVSARLLNQALLKGCQYIKEGHENPQELHQMMKEFLESDPQIQIQYIEILHPTTLEPVSTLKTPLMIALAVFIGNTRLIDNTIID, from the coding sequence TTGAAAATCATACGCCAGTTACCCGAAATGCAAGCCTATGCCGAGCAACAAAGAGCCCTCGGAAAAACCCTTGGCTTCGTCCCTACAATGGGAGCTTTGCACGAAGGGCATTTATCTTTGATTCACAGAGCAAAAAAAGAGAATCATCAGGTTATTGTCAGCATTTTTGTTAATCCGACCCAGTTTGGTGTCAATGAAGATTTTGACCAGTATCCAAGAAATTTAGAGGCCGATTCGGCACTCGCCAAAGAAGCAGGGGCGGATGTTATTTTTAGTCCTATCGCCTCCGATATGTATCCTGCTCATTTTTCTACCCGTATCACCATGGGTACGATCGCTGAAGGACTCTGCGGAAAATACCGTTCTGGTCATTTTGATGGTGTTGCAATCGTTGTTAATAAACTGTTTCATTTAGTGAACCCTCATCGTGCTTACTTTGGTCAGAAGGATGCCCAACAAGTTCAAGTGATTCGTCAAATGGTGGCAGATCTGAACATGAGGGTGGAAATCATCGCCTGTCCTATTATCCGAGAAGCTGACGGCTTGGCAATGAGTTCTCGAAATGCTTATTTATCAGAAAAAGAAAGGGTTTCAGCAAGGCTCTTAAATCAAGCCCTTCTGAAGGGTTGTCAGTATATCAAGGAAGGTCATGAGAATCCTCAGGAACTCCATCAGATGATGAAAGAGTTCCTGGAAAGTGATCCTCAGATTCAAATCCAATACATTGAAATCCTTCACCCTACCACATTAGAGCCTGTTTCAACCCTTAAAACACCTTTGATGATCGCTTTAGCTGTTTTTATCGGCAATACCCGCCTTATTGATAATACGATTATTGATTAG
- a CDS encoding sigma-54-dependent transcriptional regulator encodes MERILILDDEISICTSLEFALEDHYEVKATTEPEQAIEWLKESRFHLCLLDLRIDGVSGIDVLQEMKSIQKDLVVIIMTAYGSIATSVEAIKKGAYTYLTKPLQMEGLLSIIDQALEYQELNQRVEYLSQELEEKYRYEGIVGKSPQMKKVFETLDKLKDLDTNVLVYGESGTGKELIAKALHYSGNRKKYPFVALNCAAIPENLLESELFGHKKGAFSGAVTDKPGKFQYAEQGTLFLDEIGDMPIGLQAKLLRVLQEKEVTPLGSNKPEVLKARVVAATNQDLKEAVEHGKFREDLYYRLNVVNVFLPPLREIRQDLPLFFQHFMEVLQKEGHQVKKISEEAMKSMLAYDYPGNIRELSNILEAACVMAEGDIIEWQDLPENLRQQNTDLVSKKTNPFKQLVGFSLEEIEKQVIFETLQSQNGHRKKTADILGISERGLRNKINRYGLHQS; translated from the coding sequence ATGGAAAGAATATTGATTTTAGACGATGAAATATCTATTTGCACGTCCTTGGAATTTGCCTTGGAAGATCATTATGAGGTAAAAGCAACGACAGAACCGGAGCAGGCCATTGAATGGCTTAAGGAAAGCCGTTTTCATCTTTGTTTGCTGGATCTTAGGATCGATGGTGTCAGTGGAATCGATGTTCTTCAAGAAATGAAAAGCATTCAGAAGGATTTAGTAGTGATTATCATGACAGCTTATGGGTCGATAGCTACCTCGGTAGAAGCGATTAAAAAAGGTGCCTATACCTATCTTACGAAGCCACTCCAGATGGAAGGGCTACTTTCCATTATTGATCAGGCACTGGAATATCAGGAATTAAATCAACGAGTAGAGTATTTAAGCCAGGAATTAGAAGAGAAGTATCGATATGAAGGAATTGTTGGAAAAAGCCCTCAGATGAAAAAGGTGTTTGAAACTCTGGATAAGTTGAAAGATTTGGATACCAACGTACTTGTATATGGGGAAAGCGGTACAGGAAAAGAGCTGATAGCAAAAGCCCTTCATTATTCGGGGAATCGAAAAAAGTATCCCTTTGTGGCACTCAACTGCGCAGCAATACCGGAAAATTTATTGGAAAGCGAATTGTTTGGACATAAAAAAGGAGCTTTTTCCGGAGCTGTAACGGATAAGCCTGGTAAATTTCAATATGCAGAGCAGGGAACCTTGTTTCTTGATGAAATTGGAGATATGCCCATAGGTCTTCAGGCAAAACTTTTAAGGGTATTGCAGGAAAAAGAAGTGACGCCTTTAGGATCCAACAAACCAGAAGTGCTGAAGGCTCGGGTAGTGGCTGCGACGAATCAGGACCTCAAAGAAGCGGTGGAACATGGAAAGTTTCGTGAAGATTTATATTATCGCTTGAATGTTGTTAACGTATTCTTGCCACCCTTGAGAGAAATACGACAGGATTTGCCTCTGTTTTTTCAACATTTCATGGAAGTTCTTCAAAAGGAAGGGCATCAAGTCAAAAAAATTTCCGAAGAAGCAATGAAAAGTATGTTGGCATATGATTATCCGGGTAACATACGGGAACTAAGCAATATCCTAGAAGCTGCCTGTGTCATGGCAGAAGGGGATATCATTGAATGGCAGGATTTGCCAGAAAACCTAAGGCAGCAAAATACGGATCTTGTGAGCAAAAAAACGAATCCATTTAAGCAATTAGTAGGGTTTTCTTTGGAGGAAATAGAAAAACAGGTGATTTTTGAAACCCTTCAATCTCAAAATGGACATCGTAAAAAGACAGCTGATATCCTTGGAATCAGCGAAAGAGGACTAAGAAATAAAATAAATCGTTATGGGTTACATCAATCGTAA